One window of Halonatronomonas betaini genomic DNA carries:
- the aspS gene encoding aspartate--tRNA ligase, with product MESNVIEKFRSNKNIEINKDFIGEKVVVCGWVQKRRDHGSLIFIDIRDRSGIVQAVFDQSISKNAFKIADELRSEYVIKIEGEVRARPDDNINPEMSTGEIELEGHDIEILAESETPPFLIEDNADVGEDLRLEYRYLDLRRPEMKNALKIKHLVMQKTRQFLTERGYWEVETPILTRSTPEGARDYLVPSRVNKGKFYALPQSPQLFKQLLMSSGVEKYFQIARCFRDEDLRANRQPEFTQIDIEMSFFEQDRFMSEMEELVRDIFSIGDIKVDLNFDRITYKEAMDNYGSDSPDTRFGMKIKDLSEIFTESKFNVFRNIVNSSGTVRGIKVTGGAEFSRGQVDKLEDIVKTYGAKGLAWFAFNEEEVKSPIAKFLSEDEINSLKEKLEIENNDLALLVAADYKTSVTALGQLRLHLGKKLNLIPENKFDFLWVVDFPLFHYNDEEDRLESEHHPFTAPKVEDIELLDKEPLNVRAAAYDMVLNGEEIGGGSKRIHRRNIQEKVFRLLNISEEEAEEKFGFLLKALAYGTPPHGGVAFGLDRIIMILTGKNSIRDVIAFPKNQKAGSLLTKAPGEVSKSQLDELGIKLDI from the coding sequence ATGGAATCCAATGTTATTGAGAAATTTAGAAGCAATAAAAATATAGAAATAAATAAAGATTTTATTGGAGAAAAAGTAGTTGTATGTGGTTGGGTACAAAAACGAAGAGATCATGGTTCATTAATATTCATAGATATTAGAGATAGAAGTGGAATAGTTCAGGCTGTATTCGATCAGTCTATATCTAAAAATGCCTTTAAGATTGCTGATGAATTACGATCTGAATATGTTATAAAAATTGAAGGTGAAGTGAGAGCAAGACCTGATGATAATATTAATCCAGAAATGTCTACAGGTGAGATTGAGCTAGAAGGTCATGATATTGAAATACTGGCTGAATCAGAAACACCACCATTTTTAATTGAAGATAATGCAGATGTTGGTGAAGATTTAAGATTAGAATATAGATATCTTGATTTAAGAAGGCCAGAAATGAAGAATGCTTTAAAAATAAAACACCTTGTAATGCAAAAAACCAGACAGTTTTTAACTGAGAGAGGTTATTGGGAAGTAGAGACTCCTATTTTAACCAGGAGTACTCCAGAAGGTGCAAGAGATTACCTGGTTCCAAGCAGAGTAAATAAAGGCAAGTTTTATGCATTACCACAATCACCTCAATTATTTAAGCAACTTTTAATGTCATCTGGAGTAGAGAAATATTTTCAGATTGCTAGATGTTTTAGGGACGAGGATCTAAGAGCTAATAGACAGCCTGAGTTTACCCAAATAGATATTGAAATGTCATTTTTCGAACAGGACAGATTTATGTCAGAGATGGAAGAGTTAGTAAGAGATATTTTTTCTATTGGTGATATTAAAGTTGATTTAAACTTCGACAGAATTACTTATAAAGAGGCCATGGATAATTATGGGAGCGATAGTCCTGATACAAGATTTGGCATGAAAATAAAAGATTTATCTGAGATATTTACTGAGAGTAAATTCAATGTATTTAGAAATATTGTAAATAGTAGTGGAACAGTTAGAGGTATTAAAGTAACTGGTGGAGCTGAATTTAGCAGAGGTCAGGTAGATAAGTTAGAAGATATCGTTAAGACTTATGGTGCAAAAGGATTAGCCTGGTTTGCATTTAACGAAGAAGAAGTAAAATCACCAATTGCTAAATTTTTATCTGAGGATGAAATTAACAGTTTAAAAGAAAAACTTGAAATAGAAAATAATGATCTTGCATTATTAGTTGCTGCTGATTATAAAACCTCAGTAACTGCACTTGGACAATTAAGGCTTCATTTAGGCAAAAAGTTAAATTTAATACCTGAAAATAAATTTGATTTTTTATGGGTTGTGGACTTTCCTTTATTTCATTACAATGATGAAGAAGATAGACTTGAATCAGAACACCATCCATTTACTGCACCTAAAGTAGAAGATATTGAGCTTTTAGATAAAGAACCACTTAATGTTAGGGCTGCAGCTTATGATATGGTTTTAAATGGTGAAGAGATTGGAGGAGGTAGTAAGAGGATACATAGAAGGAATATTCAGGAGAAAGTTTTTAGATTGTTGAATATTTCTGAAGAGGAAGCTGAAGAGAAGTTTGGCTTTTTATTAAAAGCATTAGCATATGGAACTCCTCCCCATGGTGGAGTAGCCTTTGGGTTGGATAGAATAATTATGATTTTAACTGGTAAAAACTCTATAAGAGATGTAATTGCATTTCCTAAAAATCAAAAAGCCGGTTCATTATTAACTAAAGCTCCTGGAGAAGTTAGTAAAAGCCAACTTGATGAACTAGGAATTAAATTGGATATCTAA
- a CDS encoding 5-formyltetrahydrofolate cyclo-ligase: protein MSKNNLRNKFMIRRENLSDDKVECKSQKIISKFLGSDFYKDNNMIFIYVSYKNEVQTHDLIKKMINDNKEVYVPHPNPETKEMEAVLIRDFNDLTEGAYGILEPLDSKSRIEPSLLDVIIVPGLVFSLKGFRIGYGGGFYDRFLERANQSKSAPLKVSFAYNEFIIDEVPTNQYDLPVDFIITENKIVKCKEHRS from the coding sequence ATGAGTAAAAATAATTTGAGAAATAAATTTATGATTAGAAGAGAGAATTTAAGTGATGATAAAGTTGAATGTAAGAGCCAAAAGATAATTAGCAAATTTTTAGGGTCTGATTTTTATAAGGATAATAATATGATTTTTATTTATGTCTCTTATAAAAATGAAGTTCAAACTCATGATTTGATTAAGAAAATGATTAATGATAATAAAGAGGTTTATGTTCCTCATCCAAACCCTGAAACAAAGGAGATGGAAGCAGTATTAATAAGGGATTTTAACGATTTAACTGAAGGTGCTTATGGAATTCTTGAACCACTTGACTCTAAATCCAGGATTGAACCATCTTTATTAGATGTAATTATTGTGCCTGGGCTGGTTTTTTCTTTAAAAGGTTTCAGAATTGGTTATGGTGGGGGTTTTTATGATAGGTTTTTAGAAAGAGCTAATCAAAGTAAAAGTGCCCCTTTAAAAGTAAGTTTTGCTTATAATGAATTTATTATTGATGAAGTCCCAACTAATCAGTATGATCTTCCAGTTGATTTTATTATTACTGAGAATAAAATAGTCAAATGTAAAGAACATAGGAGCTAA